A single window of Oreochromis aureus strain Israel breed Guangdong linkage group 7, ZZ_aureus, whole genome shotgun sequence DNA harbors:
- the arpp19b gene encoding cAMP-regulated phosphoprotein 19b, with amino-acid sequence MSEEVEETRTSEEQQEMEDKVISPEKSEEAKLKARYPNLGAKPGGSEFLRKRLQKGQKYFDSGDYNMAKAKMKNKQLPSAPTEKTEITGGHIPTPQDLPQRKTSIVASKLAG; translated from the exons ATGTCCGAGGAAGTTGAAGAAACGAGGACTTCGGAGGAACAGCAG GAAATGGAGGACAAGGTAATCAGCCCAGAAAAATCAGAGGAGGCCAAACTGAAGGCCAGATATCCCAACCTTGGAGCCAAGCCAGGGGGATCTGAATTTCTCAGGAAAAGACTCCAGAAGGGG CAAAAGTATTTTGATTCTGGGGACTACAACATGGCCAAGGCAAAAATGAAGAATAAACAGTTGCCATCCGCCCCAACGGAGAAGACTGAGATCACAGGGGGACACATCCCAACACCTCAGGACCTGCCTCAAAGAAAAACTTCCATCGTGGCCAGTAAACTGGCTGGTTGA